Part of the Solidesulfovibrio sp. genome is shown below.
ACACTGGCCAACGTGGCCTGCTTCCGGCGCCTTGCCAAGGCCTTGTTGCTGTGGGCCGTGGCCACCATCCTCTACACGCCGCTCTCCGGCCTGGCCGTGACCGCCGCCAATCCGCCCGGCCGGCATATCCTGGCGCTGGGCCTCGGCACGAGCGAACTGGCCCTGTTCTTCGTCGTCGCCGTGGCCGTGGTCATTGCCCGGGTCATGGACGAGGCCCGACGCCTGGACGAAGAACAAGCCCTGACGGTATAGGCCGGCCATGGCAATCATCGTCAACCTGGACGTCATGCTGGCCCGGCGCAAGATGGCTTCCAAGGACCTGGCCGAAGCCGTGGGCATCACCGCCCAGAACCTCTCCATCTTAAAGACCGGCAAGGCCAAGGCCATCCGCTTCTCCACCCTGGAAGCCATCTGCCGGATGCTCGACTGCCAGCCCGGCGATATCCTGGAATACAGTCCCGGCGAACCCTAATCCCCCAAGGAATCCCCATGCCCTACGTCAATATCAAGATCACCCGCGACGGCGTCACCCCGCAGCAGAAAGCCCGCCTCATCGA
Proteins encoded:
- a CDS encoding helix-turn-helix transcriptional regulator, with amino-acid sequence MAIIVNLDVMLARRKMASKDLAEAVGITAQNLSILKTGKAKAIRFSTLEAICRMLDCQPGDILEYSPGEP